Sequence from the Canis lupus baileyi chromosome 24, mCanLup2.hap1, whole genome shotgun sequence genome:
tattggttctgtttttctggtgaACCCTATCTAAGGCAGGGGTGAGGTGAGAGGAGAAGAGAGCCTCAGAGTGATGGGCATCTGAGGGGCAGATGGCTGAGTGCACCAGTGATGGAGtgggaagggagaaaatgagataaaagagttTCCAAGACGAGGTCTCCCTATTTCTCTGTGTGGACCCAATCACACAAATTGACATATGAAAATCCAGATTTGCATGGCAGGCAAAGTTAGGAGCCATAGCATCTTTACAAAAGAGGTCTATAAGTACAGTAGTTCTCCCTTATTCCTGGTGGATACGTTCTAAGACCCCCATATATAGCCTGTTTTTTCCTATAGATACTTCCCTGTgataaagtttatttataaattaggcattaTATgaatgttgtctctctctctctaaatatctATCACACTGCATCTGCCCTTCTTGTGATGACATGAGGTGATAAAATGCCTAAGaggtgagatgaagtgaggtgaaggACAAAGGCGTTGTGACATACGTTAGGCTACCATTGACCTTCTGACTATACTTCACTAGGAGAAAATTGAAACCACAGATAAAGGGGGCGGGCTACTgtgttttttaaagcttccagTTGCCTTAGGCATTTGCGACAGGATTGTATGAGCCTACCAGGACTTTTGCCTGAAACCAGGTATTTCTGTGTCGGGCAAGATCACCACGGTCCTCTGGGAGCTCTGTAGCAGGTGTGGCCGAGGTCTGGCCCTTACCTCTAAGGATGGTGACGTTGCGAAGGATTTCTCCATGCTGCGTGTCCACAGCCTTCATCTCCTCCACGATCATGGAGAGGTTGCGGACGTTGAAGTCCAGCCGTGCACTGAGCAGACTGAAGCGCTCCCGGAGCAGGTCCGTGGTGCCCAGCATGAGGGAGACGGACTTGTTCAGGTAGTAGAGCTCCTCGGCGTGTGTGTGGAAGCCTAGCGTGCAAGAGAGCCTCACATCATCCAGGTACTTGAGCATGCTGTGCACATGGTTGTCGGTGGCATTGATGTTGGTGAAGATGGTGCCGATCTCGATCTCATGTGAAGCCATGCGTCCTTCTAGCGTCTCGAACCTCTCCACCGTGCGGTTCTGGGCATAGCGAGTGTGGTACTGCAGATCGTGCATATTCTCCTCGTGGTCATCCAGGAAGGACGAGATGTTATCCAGCTGCAGCTGCAGGCCCATGACCTGCAGCACCAGGTCATGCATGCTCTCGGCATTCTGACTGATGCGTTGCGAGGAGACCCCCAGGATGGCCTGGATGTTCTTGACGGCTTCTCCAGTCTTGGCTGAGGTGGTGCGCAGGTTGCTGAAGAGCCGGGTGTAGTTTTGCCAGTCGGTGACAATCTTCTGGAGGGTCAGGGTCTCCTCATCAGTTTTTCGCCGGATCCCATGGATCCACTCTGAAGTCTGCCCCACAGTGAAGTTGATCTGGTGGACTGTAGCCTTGACATCATAGCAGTCCTGGGTGAGGTCCTTCAGAGAGAGGTCCAGGCCAGCTGTGGTGGCCTGCCAGCCTCTCACCTGGGCGAGAAACAGCCCCAGGGACTGGTTGACCTGGTGGATGGAGAAGGAACAATTGCCCATCTCCTGGGAGATTTGACTGCTGGTGGTGGAGAGCAGCTCATGGGTCTGAGAGGTCTGGTCCAGCTGGACCTCCTGGGCCAGAAGCATCTTCTGAATTCCCTCCAGCTCTTCCTGCAGTTTTCTGATCTCCTTCTCCAGCTGCCCAGACTCATGGCAGAAAGAACAGTTGTTTGGGGCTTTCAGATCTTCAGGAGAAAGGGACAACAGTTTGAGTTGCTGAAGGCTCATGGGACAAAAGTTGCTTCTTTACATATTTCAGAACATAATGAATTGTCAAGTGGCTTCCCAATCCCTCTTCCTATCCTAAGTCTGCTAGGAAATCCTTTTTGGAAAAGCCTTACCATCtctctgaaatattattttttaccaAATATCTTTACTATGACCCGAAATGTAAAATTTgggatattttttccatcttgcCACCAAATTCTCGAGAATATATCTTCATAACTCTTTGAAGGTGCCAAGGACCACCCATTTACACTTTATCTTAAGATTTCTCCAAttatctttatatttgttatcaATACACTTATGGGGAAAAGATAGTGTGGGGATTATTTCCCCCTGTGACAGATGAGAAATAAGGCACAAAGAAGAGGCTTGCCAAATATCACTCAGATAGTATTTTCCCTTTCCATCAGGGCAGACAACCTCTACCCCTTCTATTATCGCATCTTCTGTCTCAGTCTCAGAAAGAGAAGGTCCCTGGTGAAAGCAGGAGATAGAGAGCATTAGGAGTTGTGTACACTTTAAGGCAATAGTGAGGAAAGGGTAAACTCGTCAAGAGGCTTTGgaagatcttaaaaataatttctagggtggctcagcggtttagcgcctgcctttggcccagggcatgatcctggagtcctgggatcgagtccctcgtggggctccctgcatggagcctgcttctccctctcctgtgtctctgcctctctctctttctccctctctctctctctgtgtctctcatgaataaataaataaaatctttaaaaaaaaataacttctgggtggctaagtcaattaagcatctgactcctgattttggctcaggttatgatctcagggtgctgggatagaGGACAGAGTGCCACgttggatccctgctcagcagggagtctgcttgtctccctctgtctctctgcccctcccctgcttgcccTTGTGCTCTTTTTCACTCTcagataaatagatatttaaaaaataataatcatctcAGATACATGAGAATGACTGAGAAATGGACTGTCTTTGGGTTCCTCCTCTACCTGTAGGCTCAGGCTAGATCTGTACCACACACAGAACCCCTGGCCCCAGTGTTGGGTGAATCCCAGGGCAGCAGCCCCCTTTGGGTGGACAGGAATGCAGGGAGCCATACATAGCTGTCCTTCCCTTGTGCCTAGAAGGTTGGTTGCCTTACTCCAGGGCACCATAGCCCAGGGGAGAACACTCACCCATCCCTCATTAATACGGTCTTCTATCACAGTCATGAGCACATCTGGACACTGAACACTTACCCAGTCCTTGGAGATTTTCCTGCATAGACATAAGCTTCTTGTCATAAATGGCCTGGGCCAAGGAGATGTCTTCTGAGAGAGAGTCCACTTTCCTGAAAACTATATGGAAATATAGATGAGGAACTGGGGCAGGGCCTTAGCTCAGAGAAACAGCAGTTGTTTGTTGAGAAGGTAATTTTATCAGCCTCCCTGCAAACAAAACCATTAATCCTTCCATGGGCCTTTTCAGTGGTGGTAAAGGAAGGTGCTTCTTATGGCCAGAGTTTGTCATATATCCCTTAAAAATCTGTATCTATACCTCTTTAAATATCTCCCTTAagtgtttatatgtatgtatgcatatgcttgtgtgtatgtatatatatatgtacttagaGTTTATGGTATTTATTATTCCATTTGAGCCTCCTTCAAATTAAAATTCCTTATATAGATAGAGGAACAGGGGTGTAGAGAGACTGAATGACTTTGATTCCTACTCTAAGGCTTTATAAAATCTATCTCCAAGCCAATAGGCTCATTCATATAATTCACCCTGTTCATTTCCTCACTGTGCATTTCATGATCTGCAATTATGTGTTAATGTCTGTTTActcttttccttactttttagatcttattttttcACATCTTTTCAAAACTGTGTCTCATGATGTATACTAGAAAGAGTATACATGTGTAATTTATAAACAGATACATATATTTTGCAGGTGTGagattatcattttttctttcccaatatttaagtataaaaattTTCAGAGTAATCAAAGGACTTGTACAGTGAATATCCTACCTGTACAGTAAGTACTCGTGTATCTACTACTTAAATTCTATAATTAACACTTTAtgatatttactttattatacttcggtttatttttactttttagccATTCATCAACCCATCTAGTTTTCTGAtgcattttaaatcaaatttttcaCTGATGGGGTGCACagtcaaaaaaaaagttaatagattACTGCTCTAGACCAAGGGTCAGCAAATCAGGATCTGCATGTTTAATCTAAACCAATGTCACTTTGTTGCAACAAAGCCATCTCCATTCATTtatgtctctggctgcttttgctcTATAATGGCAGAGTGATTTTGACAAAGACCATGTGTGGcccataaatcttaaaatatctaCTACctagccctttacagaaagtttaCCAAACCTTGCTCTAGATGATAAGCTCCATAAAGACAAAGCCCAAGTTTTATTAGGCAGTATATGCCCAGTACAGTTCTTGGCTTATAGGATGGAATGCAACAGATAATTAAACAAGTCCCTATGAGGAAGATTGATTTTGCTCAATACTCCTGACTTTATCCATGGTCCTGACCATAACACCATGACTAGGACTTTCCACATATATACTTACAAATCTCTAGTCATTCATTTGATGaatattattgagcacctaccaacCAGGCCGGATTGGTGCCAGCTCTGCTCTAGGGACTTGGGATAGCCAGGCTACaggcaaaagcaaaaaggaaaccTAAACTTCCCCCTAGATTCCCCGAATTCACTCCTCACCCCCAATTATTATGATCTTCTGTTCATTGTCTCAGGATCTTAGGGCAAATCATTTCACCTTCCCAGATATGGAGAATGAGGCCTGCCTCCCATTTTGGGGCTTGTTGAGATGATTCATGGATATCATGTACACAACAGTGCCCGGCACCTGGTGAGCACCTGGTAACTCTCCATACCCTCTGAAGCGGATCAGTGCCTCTGTTCCTCGCTGGGCTCAAGTGTTCCTCTCTGGAGCTTTATTAATAGTCCTGCAGGTGCTGCAAGCGGAGGCCCTATGAGGCCTGATCCAGAACCTCTGGAAGTTCTCTGACGTCCAGTTTGCTACCTCAGAATTATGGACAGCCACTGTCCTTCCTTGCTTGGATTTTGGCCGCTTTCTGAGAAGCCAAGCCCCATGAAGTGATGATTTAGTGGAGAGGTGGGGCTGAACAGGGTGAGTGGCTTTGAAAGTTCTTGAAATCAATGGTCCTCAAATCTGGCTGCACACTGGAATCACCGAGGAGTTTCTCTAGATTAGTAAGGCTGGGTCCTACCCAGagattattatttcattcatctgGAGCCACGAGCTCTGGcactgtcatttattttattttattttttaagattttatttatttattcattcatgagacacacacacacacacacgagaggcagagacacaggcagagagagaagcaggctccatgcagggagtccgacatgggactcgatcccaagactccaggatcactccctgggccaaaggcaggcactcaactgctgagccacccaggcgtccctggcacTGTCATTTAAAAGCTCTCTGAGGGATTCCAACGTGCAGACAAAATCAAGAACCGCTCCCTCTGATGGTGAAATGTAAGGGACTCATCTTGGGGTTCCTATCACCCGGCACAAAATAGGTACTTGGCTTGTGTTGGATTAAGTAGCACCTTCAGGACTCCTGGAACATGACTGGAGTGTCTATTCAAGTCATTAGCATGCTGGCCTTTTGCCCTCAAGCCAAGAAGGCCAGTTGCTGAATATCTCCAGCCAGGCCTAGGACCGGGTGTCTCCTTTCAGGGAGGTGCTCATCATCAGGGTTATACAAGTACAGAGTGGCACCTAGACTGAGGCTTACCTCCCCCCGCCTTCCTCACTTGTCTCACCAAGTCCCGGCCTTGTCCCTGGCATCTAGTCCATTGGAACAAATAAACCTACTGGCCTCCTTTAGTAAAgacatctggatttttaaaatctgaagccGAGTGGAAGGGGACTGCAGCCAGAAGGCATCAAATTTGTTTCCCTCTGTTTACCATCATCTATTAGCATCCAGAAGGCAGAGGCTGCCCAAACCTGACTACATGCCATCATCTGGCTTGGCTACCATAGTCATACAACTGTGGTGTGTGTGAGAGCCACCACACTCCAGGTCCCTGGGCTGCTTTAACAAGCAAGGACCAAGTGAGactcaggaatctgcattttagcaaatACTGGGGATGATCTTGAAGCAGGCAGGCATCCAACCTCATTTGCAAAACACTCACAAAGACCATAGAAGGGGCTTAGAAATTGCCCCATCCAGTGATCTCAGCCGTGGATATACATTATCTGGGGTGTGGCTCAGGCATccgtatttttttaaatctcccagATGATCCTAACACGTTGCCGAAACTGGGAACCACTGAGCTGGTCCTGTCCTCTCATTTTACCAGCAAGAAAACAGAGCTCCAGAGAGGGGAAGTgccttgctcaaagtcacacagctacttACTGGCCGGAAATCAGAGGCCAGTCTTGGAAGTCTGAAACAAGTATGAAGATTCCCTCACCAGGAAGATGCTGGACTATCCAGATGCTGCTGGGAGCCTGCACTCACCCAGAGAGGCTAGCACAGCCACGGCCACCAGGAGCAGGGCCAGGAAGAGGTAAAGAATCCGCACCGATGTGTGCAAAGACAGGTTCTTCTGACAGCGGCTGCAGCGGGGCCCTGGCCGGCCTGTTGGGAGACAAAGGAGACCGCTGGCTGAGGCTGCAGGTGAAGGGTCAGTTCCATATCCCTGCTCTGAACTGTCTCATCACATATCAAACCAGCCTCAGAAAGGGAGCTGTTCTCCCATCCACATGTCTACCATCTCACTGTTTTCTCTAGGTCCTCAAGTTTTTAACAATAGAAGAGAGCAGAGTCGGGGTCTTCAAAGAACACCTCCATCACTGCCATCATTCTCTCTTAGCCCAACATCAATCAGCCGGTGGTGTAGGGAAACACCTCTTCCTGATACACTGGCCTTAAGATGGTCCATGATATGGGGCAGCCAGCCTTGTTTCACCACTGGGTGACCAACTTGTTTCAGTTGGCCTAGGACTTTCTAGGCTGTAGTACTGAGTCTCCCATCGTGGGAATGTTGCAACATGGTACAAGCCAGTCACACACCCTGGGAAACCCCTCAGTCCCTAAACTTCTCAGGTGACAAGCAATTCTCCTGGAAATGGAACAAAAGGTTCCAGCCCACCAGTTGGGTCCCTGGTATGGAAGAAGAAGGGAGCCTGGTATTCCTGGCTCCTCTTGCAAGTGACCAATGTCCAGTGGCAAAGCAATGATGTTGCCACTTGTGAAATTTCTAAGGCAGATTTGACTTCAGCTGCACATTATGAGTACTAGGAATGTTTAAAAATCCTTATGCCCCTTTCACACTCCGGATCAAAAggaatcagaatttctgagggCTGTTTACAGGCTTCCTGGGGGATTACAATACATAGCACAGGTTGAGAACAGCTGTGCTAATTGAAACCCACCAAGAAGTCTTTCTCTAAGTAACAGTTCAGGTGGCATTGGTTTCTGAGATTATCCAAGTGCCAAGGGGGGCCCGGTAGGCCAAGTGGATGAGCCACTTGGGTGGCATGGGATACGGTGAAGGGGACAGTTCCGGGTCAGTTAGAGGACAAGCCCTGGGGGAGATGGCAGTGGTCCCTGACAGGTTTCAAGAGGAACCCTGGTGACAGATGTCAGTCGTGTCAAACCTTGACATCATCCATAC
This genomic interval carries:
- the SCARA3 gene encoding scavenger receptor class A member 3 isoform X1, with the translated sequence MKVRSATGDGDALCVTEEDLAGDDEDMPTFPCTQEGRPGPRCSRCQKNLSLHTSVRILYLFLALLLVAVAVLASLVFRKVDSLSEDISLAQAIYDKKLMSMQENLQGLDLKAPNNCSFCHESGQLEKEIRKLQEELEGIQKMLLAQEVQLDQTSQTHELLSTTSSQISQEMGNCSFSIHQVNQSLGLFLAQVRGWQATTAGLDLSLKDLTQDCYDVKATVHQINFTVGQTSEWIHGIRRKTDEETLTLQKIVTDWQNYTRLFSNLRTTSAKTGEAVKNIQAILGVSSQRISQNAESMHDLVLQVMGLQLQLDNISSFLDDHEENMHDLQYHTRYAQNRTVERFETLEGRMASHEIEIGTIFTNINATDNHVHSMLKYLDDVRLSCTLGFHTHAEELYYLNKSVSLMLGTTDLLRERFSLLSARLDFNVRNLSMIVEEMKAVDTQHGEILRNVTILRGAPGPPGPRGLKGDLGVKGPVGSRGPKGDPGSLGPPGPQGPQGQPGDPGPVGERGPVGLRGFPGLKGSKGSYGSGGARGQPGPKGDVGPPGPEGPPGSPGPPGPQGKPGIAGKTGSPGQRGPVGLKGEPGIQGPPGLPGPPGPPGSQSHY
- the SCARA3 gene encoding scavenger receptor class A member 3 isoform X2, whose amino-acid sequence is MPTFPCTQEGRPGPRCSRCQKNLSLHTSVRILYLFLALLLVAVAVLASLVFRKVDSLSEDISLAQAIYDKKLMSMQENLQGLDLKAPNNCSFCHESGQLEKEIRKLQEELEGIQKMLLAQEVQLDQTSQTHELLSTTSSQISQEMGNCSFSIHQVNQSLGLFLAQVRGWQATTAGLDLSLKDLTQDCYDVKATVHQINFTVGQTSEWIHGIRRKTDEETLTLQKIVTDWQNYTRLFSNLRTTSAKTGEAVKNIQAILGVSSQRISQNAESMHDLVLQVMGLQLQLDNISSFLDDHEENMHDLQYHTRYAQNRTVERFETLEGRMASHEIEIGTIFTNINATDNHVHSMLKYLDDVRLSCTLGFHTHAEELYYLNKSVSLMLGTTDLLRERFSLLSARLDFNVRNLSMIVEEMKAVDTQHGEILRNVTILRGAPGPPGPRGLKGDLGVKGPVGSRGPKGDPGSLGPPGPQGPQGQPGDPGPVGERGPVGLRGFPGLKGSKGSYGSGGARGQPGPKGDVGPPGPEGPPGSPGPPGPQGKPGIAGKTGSPGQRGPVGLKGEPGIQGPPGLPGPPGPPGSQSHY